The genomic interval TGTGAGCTCCGCACTCCCCCGGCGATCTTTCTCCTCGACCACCGCGGGACGACCGCGCACGATCGTGCCGTAGCCCTGCCGGGACTCCAGCCAGCCGTCACGCTTCAGCAGCTCCAGCGCCCGGACGACGGTCGGGCGGGACATCCCGAAAGCCTGTACCAGTTGGTTTTCGCTGGGCACGCGGGTTCCGGGGGCGTATGTGCCGTCCTCGATGCGACCCTGAAGGGTCTGAGCGAGGCGAACGTACTTCGGTGCCTCCACGTCATACGCCATCAACGCCGCCGCCTGTCGAGATTGGCCAAGTCAACCGGTCAACCAGACTAGCGGCAGTACCCATGGAAGAGAACCCAGGCGCCCCTTCAGGCCGGCCAGGCATTGGCCACTACGAAGGAGACAACCGTGCCGCCGAAGCGACTGGGCCCGGAGTGCCATGACTCGGCGATGGAGTCGACCAGCAGCAGCCCGCGCCCATGCGCATCGTTCGCGTCCGGATGCCGCAACCGCACGTTCGCCGGGAATCCGGGGTTGTGGACCTCGACCCGGAGCGAGGCCCCGTCCCGGAACCACTCCACCCGCACGACCCACGGTTCGTCAGCCCGCCCGTAGCGGATGGCGTTGGTCACGAGTTCCGAGATCATCAGCACGCAGTCCTCGACCGAGCAGGCCGGGTTGTACGGGGCGATGAACTTCCGGAACCAACGTCGGGCCCGGGGGACGGACTCCGGAGTCGGATGCAGGCTCATCGCGCCGAGTCGTGGTGAGCCTTCAGAGGGATGGTGGTCGATCGCGTAGGTCATCCGCGTTCACTCCTTGCCGCTGCCGTCGCAGTCGAGGCAGCGCCGCTTCGATGTGGCACGGATGCGGTCAGCAGCAGCGGCGAGCGCCAGGGAAGTACGCGAACTGACACGCTTCCAGCCACGTCCCCGACATCTCCGGCAAGGTAAGCGCACTCCCTGGTCCGGCTGCTGACTCGTCACCCCGTGCCCCCTTCCGATCAAGTGGCCTTAGCCACTTAATGGATAGTGGCATTAGCCACTTGCGATGCGCAAGCGGTTCAGCAAAGTGACGACCCATCAGGTGAGCGGATACCCCTGCTCGAACGCCCAGCGGTGCGGGGGATAGGTGGCTTCGGCAAACTCCAACGGCCGGTCCTGGAGGTCGAAGACGACGTGATGCACGATCAACACGGCGGAGCATGGCTCAAGTTGAAGATCGACGACCTCCTCCTCAGTCGCCGGCCGGGCACACATGCGGTCCTCCGCGTAACTCCCTTGCCGCCCCGTCGAGTTCTCGACGTACATCAAGGTGCCCTCTTGGATCCGCTCCGGCTCCAGG from Streptomyces sp. NBC_01288 carries:
- a CDS encoding ATP-binding protein, with amino-acid sequence MTYAIDHHPSEGSPRLGAMSLHPTPESVPRARRWFRKFIAPYNPACSVEDCVLMISELVTNAIRYGRADEPWVVRVEWFRDGASLRVEVHNPGFPANVRLRHPDANDAHGRGLLLVDSIAESWHSGPSRFGGTVVSFVVANAWPA